A genomic window from Chitinophaga pollutisoli includes:
- a CDS encoding DUF1842 domain-containing protein codes for MLKSVHIESHLSPGLFAVQMDIGAHQPGGPVLHISLTIHEQTRQITGTGQLSAAAHHHAFGLTYLKGYFFALPASPIVEFPNSLIIMGMPYLATPYSNVVPQPNMEIFLELDNAWKSGFCTYRYETDGAWFTVAKAPAGFMEPRMLASVV; via the coding sequence ATGCTTAAGTCTGTCCACATAGAATCCCATCTTTCCCCCGGATTGTTCGCCGTTCAAATGGATATCGGCGCCCATCAGCCCGGCGGGCCGGTCCTGCATATTTCGCTCACCATCCATGAGCAAACCCGGCAAATCACCGGTACCGGCCAGCTGTCGGCCGCCGCGCATCATCATGCTTTCGGCCTCACCTATCTGAAAGGTTACTTCTTTGCTTTGCCGGCCTCACCCATTGTTGAGTTCCCAAATTCATTGATTATCATGGGTATGCCATACCTGGCAACGCCTTACAGCAATGTAGTGCCGCAGCCGAACATGGAAATCTTCCTCGAACTGGATAACGCCTGGAAATCAGGCTTCTGTACGTACAGGTATGAAACCGACGGTGCATGGTTTACAGTAGCCAAAGCGCCGGCCGGTTTCATGGAACCAAGGATGCTGGCATCTGTCGTGTAA
- a CDS encoding response regulator transcription factor yields the protein MQHKTIQIAIVDDHTLFRQGLTSLLSEYPEIHVAFEAANGAEMKDRLTAAPAPDVVLMDINMPVMDGFESTQWLKQFHPDVKVLALSTFEDDKPIIKMLKNGAGGYLVKESRIADVVQAIRTIHEQGYFLNELISAKMLRSIQDNPTPGALQVQLSDNEITFLRLCCSELTYKEIAAEMKLSPHTIDNYRQELFDRLAIKSRTGLVLFAIKNELYAP from the coding sequence ATGCAACATAAGACCATACAGATCGCTATCGTGGACGACCACACGCTGTTCCGGCAGGGACTGACCAGCCTGTTGTCCGAATACCCGGAGATCCACGTAGCTTTCGAAGCCGCCAATGGCGCCGAAATGAAAGACCGCCTCACGGCTGCGCCCGCGCCCGATGTGGTGCTGATGGATATTAACATGCCCGTCATGGACGGGTTTGAATCCACCCAATGGCTAAAACAATTCCATCCGGATGTGAAAGTATTGGCGCTCAGTACATTCGAAGACGACAAGCCCATCATCAAAATGCTCAAGAACGGAGCGGGCGGTTACCTGGTGAAGGAATCCCGGATCGCCGATGTAGTGCAGGCCATCCGGACGATCCACGAACAGGGATACTTCCTTAACGAGCTGATTTCCGCCAAGATGCTCCGCAGCATCCAGGATAATCCGACACCCGGCGCGCTGCAGGTGCAGTTGAGCGACAATGAGATTACGTTTCTCCGGTTGTGCTGTTCCGAGCTCACGTACAAGGAAATCGCCGCGGAAATGAAACTAAGTCCACACACGATCGATAACTACCGGCAGGAGCTGTTCGACCGGCTGGCGATCAAATCGCGGACGGGCCTCGTGTTGTTTGCCATTAAAAATGAATTGTACGCCCCCTGA
- a CDS encoding ATP-binding protein: MQVPTNEILTLIIWVSAVFLLAPLFLIVYVTVYNSRKKKHLEETERLRNAFRTELLQTQMEVQEQTLKTIGNDLHDNINQLLGLMTITLSAVDLSDKEKAAGKIAAAEELARRSIREIRALSRLMHGEELVGKGLANAIAFELDWLEKSGRYQLHRTGNLTGMPKHPETELFVFRIFQETLHNIIRHAQATSISIEQSWNDNTLTLTLTDDGAGFDVEAALARQSGMGLQNIRKRASMIGGSAVIRSAPGKGSSVTITVPRTIQHHAT; encoded by the coding sequence ATGCAGGTACCGACAAACGAAATACTAACCCTTATCATTTGGGTGAGCGCCGTCTTCCTCCTGGCGCCGCTGTTCCTTATCGTATACGTAACCGTGTACAACTCCCGGAAAAAGAAGCATTTGGAAGAAACGGAGCGCCTGCGCAACGCGTTCCGGACGGAATTGCTGCAAACCCAGATGGAAGTGCAGGAGCAAACGCTCAAGACGATTGGCAATGACCTGCACGACAATATCAACCAGCTCCTCGGGCTGATGACCATCACACTTTCCGCCGTAGACCTGTCCGACAAGGAAAAGGCCGCCGGAAAGATCGCCGCGGCGGAGGAGCTCGCCCGGAGATCTATCCGGGAAATCCGCGCGCTTTCACGCCTGATGCACGGGGAGGAGCTTGTGGGCAAAGGGCTGGCCAATGCCATTGCGTTCGAGCTCGACTGGCTGGAGAAATCCGGGCGCTACCAGCTCCACCGCACGGGAAACCTCACGGGCATGCCTAAACACCCGGAAACGGAACTGTTCGTGTTCCGCATCTTCCAGGAAACACTCCATAACATTATCCGCCACGCCCAGGCCACGTCTATTTCCATTGAACAATCCTGGAACGACAACACCCTGACCCTCACACTTACCGACGATGGCGCCGGCTTCGACGTCGAAGCCGCACTGGCCCGGCAGTCGGGGATGGGCCTTCAGAATATCCGGAAAAGGGCTTCCATGATAGGGGGCTCCGCCGTAATCCGGTCGGCCCCGGGCAAGGGGTCGTCCGTCACCATCACCGTTCCCCGCACAATCCAGCACCATGCAACATAA
- a CDS encoding MmcQ/YjbR family DNA-binding protein, whose translation MNLEKLQDFCLTLPGTAEGFPFGEATLVFTVMGKIFALVDVDAFESINLKCDPEDVEELRERYEGVLPGYHMNKKHWNTVLFDGSIPDRLLLEWTRNSYDLVVKGLPKKTREQLG comes from the coding sequence ATGAATCTCGAAAAGCTACAGGATTTCTGCCTTACCCTCCCCGGTACCGCCGAAGGATTCCCGTTTGGGGAAGCGACCCTTGTATTTACCGTCATGGGAAAAATATTCGCTTTAGTGGATGTGGATGCGTTCGAAAGCATCAACCTGAAATGCGACCCGGAAGATGTGGAAGAGCTCCGCGAAAGATATGAAGGCGTACTGCCGGGGTATCATATGAATAAAAAACACTGGAACACCGTTTTGTTCGACGGCTCCATCCCGGACCGGCTCCTCCTCGAATGGACCCGCAACTCATACGACCTCGTCGTAAAAGGACTGCCCAAAAAGACCCGCGAACAGCTGGGGTAA